A stretch of Triticum aestivum cultivar Chinese Spring chromosome 1D, IWGSC CS RefSeq v2.1, whole genome shotgun sequence DNA encodes these proteins:
- the LOC123179725 gene encoding uncharacterized protein, with product MAISLLPYTASALLAIIIAVAIAVAPAVVRSDPEPGPSIEAINATCATASYKFECTHLLLNNLDVRTPQVKDVIAMSVQVVAKKAAEAAAFAKAIKKPSKCVTDCLDDLAVLSKHIKTLPATLETANDAGFFEQFDKKRKCYGDCCSDNSSVEECNAQSQIGGVFDALRVTDDLLMRRAYFRKQQLDNKTTSPNSN from the coding sequence ATGGCCATTTCTCTGCTGCCTTACACCGCCTCGGCTCTGCTTgccatcatcatcgccgtcgccatcgctgTTGCCCCTGCAGTTGTCCGGTCGGACCCAGAGCCTGGGCCCAGCATTGAAGCCATCAACGCCACATGCGCGACTGCTTCGTACAAATTTGAGTGCACCCATCTGCTACTAAACAACCTGGATGTCAGGACGCCTCAAGTGAAGGATGTGATCGCAATGTCAGTCCAAGTCGTCGCCAagaaggcggcggaggcggccgcaTTCGCCAAGGCCATCAAGAAACCCTCCAAGTGCGTCACCGACTGCCTCGACGACCTCGCCGTACTATCCAAGCACATCAAGACGCTCCCGGCGACGCTCGAAACCGCCAACGACGCGGGCTTCTTTGAGCAATTTGACAAAAAGAGGAAATGTTACGGAGATTGTTGCTCGGACAACTCCTCGGTCGAGGAATGCAACGCACAGAGCCAAATCGGTGGGGTGTTTGACGCTCTTCGTGTCACTGATGACCTGTTGATGAGGAGGGCGTATTTTAGGAAGCAGCAGCTTGACAACAAAACAACATCACCTAACTCTAACTGA
- the LOC123179726 gene encoding uncharacterized protein: protein MAISLLPYTASALLAIIIAVAIAVAPAVVRSDPEPGPSIEAINATCATASYKFECTHLLLNNLDVRTPQVKDVIAMSVQVVAKKAAEAAAFAKAIKKPSKCVTDCLDDLAVLSKHIKTLLATLETANDAGFFEQFDKKSKCHGDCCSDNFSVEECNAQSQIGGVFGDFRVTDDLLMRRAYFRKQQLDNKTTSPNSN from the coding sequence ATGGCCATTTCTCTGCTGCCTTACACCGCCTCGGCTCTGCTTgccatcatcatcgccgtcgccatcgctgTTGCCCCTGCAGTTGTCCGGTCGGACCCAGAGCCTGGGCCCAGCATTGAAGCCATCAACGCCACATGCGCGACTGCTTCGTACAAATTTGAGTGCACCCATCTGCTACTAAACAACCTGGATGTCAGGACGCCTCAAGTGAAGGATGTGATCGCAATGTCAGTCCAAGTCGTCGCCAagaaggcggcggaggcggccgcaTTCGCCAAGGCCATCAAGAAACCCTCCAAATGCGTCACCGACTGCCTCGACGACCTCGCCGTACTATCCAAGCACATCAAGACGCTCCTGGCGACGCTCGAAACCGCCAACGACGCGGGCTTCTTTGAGCAATTTGACAAAAAGAGCAAATGTCACGGAGATTGTTGCTCGGACAACTTCTCGGTCGAGGAATGCAACGCACAGAGCCAAATCGGTGGGGTGTTTGGCGATTTTCGTGTCACTGATGACCTGTTGATGAGGAGGGCGTATTTTAGGAAGCAACAGCTTGACAACAAAACAACATCACCTAACTCTAACTGA